A region from the Oceanidesulfovibrio marinus genome encodes:
- a CDS encoding electron transfer flavoprotein subunit beta/FixA family protein, with amino-acid sequence MDILVCVKRVPDTSTNEIEVNDAGTDIERDDLVYSINEWDNYAVEEALQIVDRVGGSVTVAAVGDDESDEVLRRAMAMGVENAMLLSGDAFAGLDGRGVATVLQAAAKTKGIDLILTGAQADDGCAQVGGMLAAMLDQPFASLVNMIEVESDKTLKIGREVEGGEQEISRIELPCVLSIQTGINEPRYVGVRGIRKVASVEIPTMDAAALGLTAEALAPQVERLDYFTPEVGAGAEMLEGSTEEMVAKLIEMLQAKGGMK; translated from the coding sequence ATGGACATCCTGGTTTGCGTCAAACGGGTCCCCGACACCTCGACCAACGAGATCGAGGTGAATGACGCGGGAACCGACATCGAACGTGACGATCTGGTCTACTCGATCAATGAATGGGACAACTACGCCGTGGAGGAAGCGCTGCAGATAGTGGACCGGGTCGGCGGCTCCGTCACCGTGGCCGCCGTGGGCGACGACGAGTCAGATGAAGTACTGCGCCGGGCCATGGCCATGGGTGTGGAAAACGCCATGCTCCTTTCCGGCGACGCCTTTGCCGGGCTCGACGGCCGCGGTGTGGCCACGGTCCTCCAGGCCGCCGCCAAAACCAAGGGCATCGACCTGATACTCACCGGCGCCCAGGCCGATGACGGCTGCGCCCAGGTTGGCGGCATGCTGGCAGCCATGCTCGACCAGCCTTTCGCCTCGCTGGTCAACATGATCGAGGTCGAGAGCGACAAGACACTGAAGATCGGCCGCGAGGTCGAAGGCGGCGAGCAGGAGATCAGCCGCATCGAGCTGCCCTGTGTGCTGTCCATTCAGACTGGCATCAACGAGCCCCGTTATGTAGGCGTCCGCGGCATCCGCAAGGTGGCCTCGGTGGAAATTCCCACCATGGACGCGGCCGCTCTGGGGCTCACCGCTGAAGCCCTGGCCCCCCAGGTGGAGCGCCTGGACTACTTTACGCCGGAGGTGGGCGCAGGGGCCGAGATGCTCGAAGGCTCCACCGAAGAAATGGTCGCCAAGCTGATCGAGATGCTCCAGGCCAAAGGAGGGATGAAGTAA
- a CDS encoding ABC transporter permease, with product MASDKETGSRLAARSVLSAGSFAAIIAIWCVAAYGGFVKDLFLPKPHAVLMAFKEMWEEGILLSYTWDSTYRVLVGWALAVVVSLPFGMIIATSKRFEALCEPIVDFARYLPVVAMVPLTLLYFGIGDVQKFAVIFLGTFFQLVLMVADTVSRVDRDLLRAARTLGAGRRQAYTLVLLPGSLPGIMDDLRITIGWAWTYLVVAELVAANSGLGYLILRAQRFLAIDRIFAGLIIIGLLGLATDALFKWLTKIVVPWSDKVGG from the coding sequence ATGGCATCAGACAAGGAAACAGGAAGCCGGCTGGCGGCGCGTTCGGTGTTGTCGGCCGGCTCCTTTGCCGCGATCATCGCGATCTGGTGCGTGGCTGCGTACGGCGGCTTCGTCAAGGATCTCTTTCTGCCCAAGCCCCACGCCGTTCTCATGGCCTTCAAGGAGATGTGGGAGGAGGGCATTCTGCTGTCCTACACCTGGGATTCCACCTACCGCGTCCTGGTGGGCTGGGCGCTGGCCGTGGTGGTGTCGCTGCCGTTCGGCATGATCATCGCCACGTCGAAGCGCTTCGAGGCCCTCTGCGAGCCCATCGTGGATTTTGCGCGCTATCTGCCCGTGGTGGCCATGGTGCCGCTCACGCTCTTGTATTTCGGCATCGGCGACGTGCAGAAGTTCGCGGTCATCTTCCTGGGGACATTCTTTCAGCTCGTACTCATGGTGGCCGACACGGTCTCCAGGGTCGATCGCGATCTTTTGCGGGCCGCACGAACCCTGGGCGCAGGCCGTCGCCAGGCATACACGCTGGTGCTTCTGCCGGGCTCGCTGCCTGGGATCATGGACGACCTGCGGATCACCATCGGCTGGGCCTGGACCTATCTCGTGGTGGCCGAGCTGGTGGCCGCCAACTCGGGCCTGGGCTACCTGATCCTGCGCGCCCAGCGATTCCTCGCCATCGACCGTATCTTTGCCGGGCTCATCATTATCGGACTTCTCGGGCTCGCCACCGATGCGCTCTTCAAGTGGCTGACGAAAATCGTCGTTCCCTGGAGCGATAAGGTGGGCGGCTAG
- a CDS encoding (Fe-S)-binding protein: protein MTSTDVQTELKDGILGILSYCINCRFCLPSCPRFEITSGEVSQGASGVTRSLYYAVKWGEEDKQALQELRDIVFGCTTCKSCEIACKSLSTGTKLLDAIEMGRELLIEMQVGPMPEQKKVLDSLLKNGNPYMVTARKRKEAVKALGLKEYTDQTEILLYLGCSTAVDEDVQNTVKALAKILDHAGVSYGILLDEACCGEPSLKMGEVGLFEMLSEKNIDLFKDNGVQSIVTLSPHCFETFSSKYPEADMQGIKVRHYTQLLYDLVQEKKLTFPNTVDKKVVYHDPCYLSKYQNVCEEPREVIKSIGGVELMEFKDNRADSLCCGGGGGRMWADFEAETNRLANIRVTEAVEKGAEVLVTACPWCFINMNDGVKVTNAADKLEVLSLAELCAMAL, encoded by the coding sequence ATGACCAGCACAGACGTTCAAACCGAACTAAAAGACGGGATTCTGGGTATCCTGAGCTATTGCATCAACTGCCGCTTCTGCCTGCCGAGCTGTCCGCGTTTCGAAATCACCTCCGGCGAGGTGAGCCAGGGCGCTTCGGGCGTCACCCGCTCGCTGTACTACGCCGTCAAGTGGGGAGAAGAGGATAAACAAGCCCTGCAGGAGCTGCGGGACATCGTTTTCGGCTGCACCACCTGCAAGAGCTGCGAAATCGCCTGCAAGTCCCTGAGCACCGGCACCAAGCTGCTGGACGCCATCGAGATGGGCCGCGAGCTATTGATTGAAATGCAGGTCGGCCCCATGCCCGAGCAGAAGAAGGTGCTCGATTCGCTGCTGAAGAACGGCAACCCCTACATGGTGACCGCCCGCAAGCGGAAGGAAGCCGTCAAGGCCTTGGGGCTCAAGGAGTATACAGACCAGACCGAGATCCTGCTCTACCTGGGCTGCTCCACCGCCGTGGACGAGGACGTGCAGAACACCGTCAAGGCGCTGGCAAAAATTCTGGATCACGCGGGCGTCTCCTACGGCATTCTGCTGGACGAGGCCTGCTGCGGCGAGCCGTCCCTGAAGATGGGCGAAGTCGGGCTCTTCGAGATGCTGTCCGAGAAGAACATCGACCTGTTCAAGGACAACGGCGTGCAATCCATCGTCACGCTCTCGCCCCACTGCTTCGAGACCTTCTCTTCAAAGTATCCCGAAGCCGACATGCAGGGGATCAAGGTGCGCCACTACACCCAGCTTCTGTACGACCTGGTGCAGGAAAAGAAGCTCACCTTCCCCAACACGGTGGACAAGAAGGTCGTCTACCACGACCCCTGCTACCTCTCGAAATACCAGAACGTGTGCGAAGAGCCCCGCGAGGTCATCAAGAGCATCGGCGGCGTCGAGCTCATGGAGTTCAAGGACAACCGCGCCGACAGCCTGTGCTGCGGAGGCGGAGGCGGCCGCATGTGGGCCGACTTCGAGGCCGAGACCAACCGGCTGGCCAACATCCGCGTCACCGAGGCCGTGGAGAAAGGCGCCGAGGTGCTGGTGACCGCCTGTCCCTGGTGCTTCATCAACATGAATGACGGCGTCAAAGTCACCAACGCCGCGGACAAGCTGGAGGTTCTCAGCCTGGCCGAGCTCTGCGCCATGGCTCTGTAG
- a CDS encoding ArsR/SmtB family transcription factor codes for MSDSQKQARIFKVLSVTTRVRMVELLKCRPLCVNALARRMDITPSAVSQHLRVLRDAEIVTADKQGYFVHYKVNEETLAEWEEITRRLFRMGDEH; via the coding sequence ATGAGCGATTCGCAAAAACAGGCCCGGATATTCAAGGTGCTCTCCGTGACCACGCGTGTTCGGATGGTCGAGCTGCTGAAGTGCCGGCCCTTGTGCGTCAACGCTTTGGCCAGGCGGATGGACATTACGCCGTCTGCCGTGTCGCAGCATTTGCGAGTGTTGCGGGATGCCGAGATCGTCACTGCGGACAAGCAGGGCTACTTCGTTCATTACAAGGTCAACGAGGAGACGCTGGCGGAGTGGGAGGAGATCACGCGGCGTTTGTTCCGCATGGGCGACGAACATTGA
- a CDS encoding FAD-binding oxidoreductase, with product MANYPDYNPEDIQRELREILPEEAISKGLFERINNALDPYTSSDDIDRGMVPYAVVWPSSTEEVSQVMKYANTKNIPVFVRGSGTSLHGASKYRHSGIVLNVGRLKHFSIEKDNGYVEFGPGHRVLKVKQMLEEEGYFLPLVPGSIRVASIGGIISNNTSAHAVDSCIGKPRDYILGLQVVLPSGEVIETGTKSLRRPAGTDLTQYFVGGDGLLGVITGIRMQLVPMFASAYGVAYFHNELSSAKAVQRIYMEKAPMPLFMEYLDERVARMSFAIQNLPEPPGSLIMFHSIGQTEEEAVHKVNKLVEAISKEPVIEAKRITDMDEWHKIWLARESALPFICQGGKGVFGLSEIASSVRGLVDCMEDTINMDEGMPTLSKLGKPYIMGHLGALSLHPVYIFPADWSAEEKNKGIEEMFFKEAQINEKYGTCGGEWGQFAKRTPFYRKRYGDTVYGLVKDVKKVFDPNSILNPDVFRD from the coding sequence ATGGCGAACTATCCTGACTATAACCCTGAAGACATCCAGCGGGAATTGCGTGAGATATTGCCCGAAGAGGCCATATCCAAAGGCCTTTTCGAACGAATCAACAACGCGCTGGATCCGTACACGTCCTCGGACGACATCGACCGTGGCATGGTTCCCTACGCCGTGGTCTGGCCGAGCTCCACCGAGGAGGTCAGCCAGGTGATGAAGTACGCAAACACAAAGAATATCCCAGTGTTCGTGCGCGGCTCCGGCACCAGCCTGCACGGCGCTTCCAAATACCGCCACTCCGGCATCGTGCTCAACGTGGGCCGGCTCAAGCACTTCAGCATCGAGAAAGACAACGGCTACGTCGAGTTCGGCCCCGGCCACCGCGTGCTCAAGGTCAAGCAGATGCTCGAAGAGGAAGGCTACTTCCTGCCCCTGGTCCCCGGCAGCATCCGGGTGGCCAGCATCGGCGGCATCATCAGCAACAACACCAGCGCCCACGCGGTCGACTCGTGCATCGGCAAGCCCCGCGACTACATCCTGGGCCTCCAGGTGGTCCTGCCCAGCGGCGAGGTCATCGAGACGGGGACCAAGAGCCTGCGGCGGCCCGCAGGAACGGACCTGACCCAGTACTTTGTCGGCGGCGACGGTCTGCTCGGCGTCATCACCGGCATCCGGATGCAGCTCGTCCCGATGTTCGCCAGCGCCTATGGCGTGGCCTACTTCCACAACGAGCTCTCCTCGGCCAAGGCGGTCCAGCGCATCTATATGGAAAAGGCGCCCATGCCGCTGTTCATGGAGTACCTGGACGAACGGGTGGCCAGGATGAGCTTCGCCATCCAGAACCTGCCCGAACCTCCCGGCTCGCTGATCATGTTCCACTCCATCGGCCAGACCGAGGAAGAGGCCGTGCACAAGGTCAACAAGCTGGTGGAAGCCATCAGCAAGGAGCCGGTCATCGAGGCCAAGCGCATCACGGACATGGACGAGTGGCACAAGATCTGGCTCGCCCGCGAGTCCGCCCTGCCCTTCATCTGCCAGGGCGGCAAGGGCGTCTTCGGCCTGTCCGAAATCGCTTCCTCGGTCCGCGGTCTGGTGGACTGCATGGAGGACACCATCAACATGGACGAGGGCATGCCCACGCTCAGCAAGCTCGGCAAGCCCTACATCATGGGCCATCTGGGCGCGTTGTCACTGCACCCGGTGTACATCTTCCCGGCCGACTGGAGCGCCGAGGAAAAGAACAAGGGCATCGAGGAGATGTTCTTCAAGGAAGCGCAGATCAACGAGAAGTATGGAACCTGCGGCGGCGAGTGGGGACAGTTCGCCAAGCGGACTCCGTTTTACCGCAAACGGTACGGCGACACTGTCTACGGTCTGGTCAAGGACGTGAAGAAGGTTTTTGACCCGAACTCCATCCTGAACCCCGACGTCTTCAGAGACTAA
- a CDS encoding FCD domain-containing protein, translated as MTELSFDDCREVYFTRRTLECAAVDLLAKSGNRDFTKLSESVENLEHFAMPRNSDTTDLADYYGEIAGFHWDLVKDAGNRWLTHCYQSIASTLSRYQLIYLSILSKRSIEDHKIVVECMQEGRFEEAKKQLAEHISRVLNEMLDNI; from the coding sequence GTGACCGAGCTTTCCTTTGACGATTGCAGGGAGGTCTACTTCACGCGGCGTACGCTGGAATGCGCGGCCGTGGATCTGCTCGCCAAAAGCGGCAATCGGGATTTCACCAAGTTGAGCGAGTCTGTCGAGAACCTGGAGCATTTCGCCATGCCCAGGAACTCGGACACCACAGACCTTGCCGATTATTACGGCGAGATCGCAGGGTTCCACTGGGATCTGGTCAAGGATGCGGGCAACCGCTGGCTGACTCACTGTTACCAGAGTATTGCCTCCACACTGAGCCGTTATCAACTGATATATTTAAGTATCTTGAGCAAACGCTCCATTGAGGACCACAAGATCGTCGTGGAGTGCATGCAGGAAGGGCGGTTCGAGGAAGCCAAAAAGCAGTTGGCCGAACACATCTCCCGCGTCCTCAACGAAATGCTCGACAATATCTGA
- a CDS encoding electron transfer flavoprotein subunit alpha/FixB family protein — MTQIFAYIAHKDGVADDTALELLTAAAAIAPNAPVTAIVAGNAPQLDAVAEALAQGFAEVWKFSSDSLAQPNAEIIRPVLASALPAGSIVLMGHDTFAMDMAPGLSIKRDVPFVSDVVGVDGLAGDVLTLVRQEYGGQVSAHVQTNVAGGAVLTLRAGSFAPAEGAGSGQIVDKSGEIGEPAMRRVFLEMAAAEVDDVDISKEDVLVSIGRGIGDEENIEIAQELAEAMGGVVACSRPIVDARWMNRSRQVGTSGQTVKPKVYLACGISGSFQHLGGIKGSPFIVAINTNPKAPIFQAADVGIVADILDFLPELTEAINGE, encoded by the coding sequence ATGACGCAGATCTTCGCATATATCGCCCACAAGGACGGCGTGGCCGATGACACGGCCCTGGAGCTGCTCACCGCGGCCGCGGCCATCGCCCCCAACGCACCGGTGACGGCCATCGTCGCCGGCAACGCCCCACAACTGGACGCTGTGGCCGAAGCCTTGGCCCAGGGCTTTGCCGAGGTCTGGAAGTTCAGCAGCGACAGCCTGGCCCAGCCCAACGCAGAAATCATCCGGCCTGTCCTGGCGTCCGCCCTGCCCGCCGGCTCCATCGTGCTCATGGGCCACGACACGTTCGCCATGGACATGGCGCCCGGCCTGTCCATCAAGCGGGACGTGCCCTTTGTCTCCGACGTGGTGGGCGTAGACGGCCTGGCCGGGGACGTTCTCACGCTCGTCCGCCAGGAGTATGGCGGCCAGGTGAGCGCGCATGTGCAGACGAACGTGGCCGGCGGCGCCGTGCTGACGCTCAGGGCCGGCAGCTTTGCCCCGGCCGAAGGCGCAGGCTCCGGCCAGATTGTGGACAAGTCCGGCGAGATCGGCGAGCCGGCCATGCGACGGGTCTTCCTGGAGATGGCCGCCGCCGAGGTGGACGACGTGGACATCTCCAAGGAGGACGTCCTGGTGTCCATCGGCCGTGGCATCGGCGACGAGGAGAACATCGAGATCGCGCAAGAGCTGGCCGAGGCCATGGGCGGCGTGGTGGCCTGCTCCCGACCCATCGTCGACGCCAGATGGATGAACAGGTCCCGCCAGGTGGGCACCTCCGGGCAGACCGTCAAGCCCAAGGTCTACCTGGCCTGCGGCATCAGCGGCTCATTCCAGCACCTGGGCGGGATCAAAGGCTCGCCCTTCATCGTGGCGATCAACACGAACCCCAAGGCCCCCATCTTCCAGGCGGCCGACGTGGGAATCGTGGCCGACATCCTGGATTTTCTCCCGGAATTGACCGAGGCGATCAACGGCGAATAG
- a CDS encoding acetate uptake transporter family protein, whose translation MAEQPVKWANSAPAGLGALAVACFCFYAYLGGHVEPTSIPLLGLWLLGGALVQYTVCILEYKEGALVGGNVFHIFAAFFMMVSGLELIFKYLVTAFGWLPLDHTIDGFAWIALWIFIWTMTLGYLKSPFLLFVLVLCIDIGVPIVALHDLGIFGHAQLQIASFAFLTAGILGLYIAAAIVMNNEFKRTILPMPGALVKMA comes from the coding sequence ATGGCTGAACAACCTGTGAAGTGGGCGAATAGCGCTCCCGCCGGACTGGGAGCTCTGGCTGTGGCGTGTTTTTGTTTCTACGCATACCTGGGAGGACATGTAGAGCCGACCAGCATTCCCCTGCTGGGGCTGTGGCTGCTCGGCGGCGCCCTGGTGCAGTACACCGTGTGCATTCTCGAATACAAAGAAGGCGCACTGGTCGGCGGCAATGTGTTCCACATCTTTGCCGCCTTTTTCATGATGGTGAGCGGCCTTGAGCTGATCTTCAAGTACCTCGTCACCGCATTCGGCTGGCTCCCGCTGGACCACACCATAGACGGCTTTGCCTGGATTGCCCTCTGGATTTTCATCTGGACCATGACTCTGGGCTACCTCAAATCGCCGTTTCTCCTGTTCGTACTGGTGCTCTGCATCGACATCGGCGTGCCCATCGTCGCCCTGCACGACCTAGGCATCTTCGGCCACGCCCAGTTGCAGATCGCTTCCTTCGCCTTCCTGACAGCCGGCATCCTGGGGCTGTACATCGCCGCGGCCATCGTCATGAACAACGAGTTCAAACGAACAATCCTTCCCATGCCGGGAGCCTTGGTCAAGATGGCATGA
- a CDS encoding ABC transporter ATP-binding protein gives MAMLEVSQLSKVFPSKAGDVVAMQDVEMMVEEGELAVVAGPSGCGKSTLLNIVAGLEAPTSGRVVMDGSEITAPGAERGMVFQGYTLFPWLNVQKNVEFGLRIKGMPAAERADRAMHYLELVGLAGFSKALPKELSGGMKQRVAIARVLANSPRMLLMDEPFGALDAQTRLLLQDLLLEIWASERTTILFITHDIDEAILLGDTIRIMSKRPGRIIERIEVDIPRPRDHTTTTSPEFSLLKRTIMDRLWNEIR, from the coding sequence ATGGCTATGCTCGAAGTCTCACAGCTTTCAAAGGTGTTTCCGTCAAAGGCCGGCGACGTTGTGGCCATGCAGGATGTGGAAATGATGGTCGAGGAGGGCGAGCTCGCCGTGGTGGCCGGGCCGTCGGGCTGCGGCAAGTCCACGCTTTTGAACATCGTGGCCGGGCTCGAAGCGCCGACGTCGGGCCGTGTGGTCATGGACGGCAGCGAGATCACCGCCCCTGGCGCAGAACGCGGCATGGTCTTCCAGGGGTATACGCTCTTCCCCTGGCTGAACGTGCAAAAGAATGTGGAATTCGGACTGCGCATCAAGGGCATGCCGGCTGCAGAGCGCGCGGACCGCGCCATGCACTACCTGGAGCTGGTCGGGCTTGCGGGCTTCTCCAAGGCTCTGCCCAAGGAGCTCTCGGGGGGGATGAAGCAGCGCGTGGCCATTGCGCGGGTGCTGGCCAACTCGCCGCGCATGCTGCTCATGGACGAACCGTTCGGCGCGCTGGACGCCCAGACGCGGCTTCTGCTCCAGGATCTGTTGCTCGAAATCTGGGCCAGTGAACGCACGACCATCCTGTTCATTACCCACGATATCGATGAGGCGATCCTCCTGGGCGACACGATCCGCATCATGTCCAAGCGCCCGGGCCGCATCATCGAACGCATCGAAGTGGACATTCCGCGCCCCCGCGACCATACCACCACAACGAGCCCCGAGTTTTCCTTGCTCAAACGCACGATCATGGACCGCTTGTGGAACGAAATCAGGTAA
- a CDS encoding (Fe-S)-binding protein, which translates to MEIALISPAKAHLFFLPAWSFSLAITLAGIGVFGYLIARRLAPMRLAAPDRRFDNIPERIAKVLKIWLAQWRQPRYMAAGLLHIVIFAGFLCLSLRSIQMVILGVVDGFTIPGLSGAPGQVYLVLRQIMAMAVLIAALAAMYRRAVIKPARYAVPAKYGHDHTAEAVFVLGLISLLMISEGLFDASLTAAAQARGLPAETAVILTLPWIFEHLLHGVSVEALQTIHLAAYYVHDLTFFFFLCFLPLGKHFHVVTSFFNVFFMRLRKGDVKPVRYGVSDEELTELDSFGVKMLEDFTWKHILDFYSCADCGRCSDNCPANAVGRPLSPRFITIKARDLIFRRYPVFQHNKEQPEEGPLIGGIYSEDEIWSCTTCGACEEECPLGIEYINKMVDLRRGMIDEGNVPPSLQKPLKALEKRGNPWGKMEKKRGAWARDKAFAAELAVKSVEDGDSADTLYFVDSITSYDDRMQRIAQATARVLAAAGVDFAILGKEEKDCGHEVRRFGEELLFQDLRDHNTEMIRKSGARRIITADPHTYNALLKDYEGLPPVEHISQLIARKVHEGDLRLKPVENPGKVYVYHDPCYLGRHNGLYDDPRAALDAVPGLRRVEMARNRDRSFCCGGGGLMLFYEPEEEQRMGVLRVQMAAEAGANVIVTACPFCLVNIEDAIKVAGLEDTMEAMDLAELIDGRLADRPGAATFSEAPDTGKDTQTSMGD; encoded by the coding sequence ATGGAAATCGCTTTGATCTCGCCCGCCAAGGCGCACCTGTTCTTTCTACCGGCCTGGAGCTTCTCTCTGGCCATCACACTCGCCGGAATCGGGGTCTTCGGCTACCTGATCGCGCGCCGTCTGGCGCCCATGCGGCTGGCCGCCCCGGACCGGCGTTTCGACAACATCCCCGAACGCATCGCCAAGGTGCTCAAAATATGGCTGGCCCAGTGGCGCCAGCCTCGCTACATGGCCGCCGGCCTGCTGCACATCGTCATCTTCGCCGGGTTCCTGTGTCTGTCCCTGCGCTCTATCCAGATGGTCATCCTGGGCGTCGTGGACGGCTTCACCATTCCCGGCCTGAGCGGCGCGCCGGGCCAGGTCTACCTCGTACTGCGCCAGATCATGGCCATGGCCGTGCTGATTGCTGCCCTGGCGGCCATGTACAGACGGGCGGTCATCAAGCCGGCCCGCTACGCCGTGCCGGCCAAGTATGGCCATGACCACACCGCGGAGGCCGTGTTCGTGCTCGGCTTGATCTCCCTGCTGATGATCAGCGAGGGGCTCTTCGACGCCTCGCTGACCGCCGCGGCCCAGGCCCGGGGCCTGCCTGCGGAGACCGCCGTGATCCTGACCCTGCCCTGGATATTCGAGCATCTGCTCCACGGCGTCTCTGTGGAGGCGCTGCAGACCATCCACCTGGCGGCCTACTACGTTCACGACCTGACCTTCTTTTTCTTCCTGTGCTTCCTGCCCCTGGGCAAGCATTTCCACGTGGTGACGTCCTTCTTCAACGTTTTCTTCATGCGGTTGCGCAAGGGGGACGTCAAACCCGTGCGCTACGGCGTGTCCGACGAGGAGCTCACCGAGCTCGATTCCTTCGGCGTCAAGATGCTCGAAGATTTCACCTGGAAGCACATTCTGGACTTCTACAGCTGCGCCGACTGCGGCCGCTGCTCCGACAACTGCCCGGCCAACGCCGTGGGCCGCCCGCTTTCGCCCCGCTTCATCACCATCAAGGCCCGCGACCTGATCTTCAGGCGCTACCCGGTGTTCCAGCACAACAAGGAGCAGCCCGAAGAGGGGCCCCTCATCGGCGGCATCTATTCCGAGGACGAGATTTGGTCCTGCACCACCTGCGGGGCCTGCGAGGAGGAGTGCCCCCTGGGCATCGAGTACATCAACAAGATGGTGGACCTCCGCCGGGGCATGATCGACGAGGGCAACGTGCCCCCGAGCCTGCAAAAGCCGCTGAAGGCGCTGGAGAAACGGGGCAACCCCTGGGGCAAGATGGAGAAGAAGCGCGGCGCCTGGGCCAGGGACAAAGCCTTCGCCGCCGAGCTTGCGGTCAAGTCTGTAGAGGACGGCGACTCCGCCGACACCCTCTACTTCGTGGACAGCATCACCTCCTACGACGACCGCATGCAGCGCATCGCCCAGGCCACGGCCCGGGTGCTCGCGGCAGCCGGCGTGGACTTCGCCATCCTGGGCAAAGAGGAAAAGGACTGCGGGCACGAGGTGCGCCGCTTCGGCGAGGAGCTGCTTTTCCAGGACCTGCGGGACCACAACACCGAGATGATCCGGAAATCCGGGGCCCGGCGCATCATCACGGCCGACCCGCACACCTACAACGCGCTGCTCAAGGACTACGAGGGCCTGCCGCCGGTGGAGCACATCAGCCAGCTCATCGCCCGCAAAGTTCATGAAGGCGACCTGCGGCTGAAGCCCGTCGAGAACCCTGGCAAGGTCTACGTCTACCACGACCCCTGCTACCTGGGACGCCACAACGGGCTGTACGACGATCCGCGGGCCGCGCTGGACGCCGTGCCGGGCCTGCGCCGGGTGGAGATGGCCCGCAACCGCGACCGGAGCTTCTGCTGCGGGGGCGGCGGACTGATGCTGTTCTACGAACCGGAAGAAGAGCAGCGCATGGGCGTGCTGCGGGTGCAGATGGCGGCCGAGGCCGGGGCCAACGTTATCGTGACCGCCTGCCCGTTCTGCCTGGTGAACATCGAGGATGCGATCAAGGTGGCCGGGCTTGAAGACACGATGGAGGCCATGGACCTGGCCGAGCTGATTGACGGACGCCTGGCCGATCGGCCCGGCGCGGCGACCTTCTCCGAGGCGCCCGACACGGGCAAAGACACACAAACGAGCATGGGAGACTGA
- a CDS encoding ABC transporter ATP-binding protein translates to MTDEAVVVKNLTKRFDEVQAVKGISFDIHRGELFGLLGPNGAGKTTTINMLTGLARPESGVFRICGVDCTRKTRSAQHLMGVVPDESNLYPELTGFENLCFCAALYGMRREERQERAWSLLKDFGLKEAAERRFGGYSKGMKRKLTIAAGIIHKPEILFLDEPTTGIDVASARQLRQLISDLHDSGTTILLTTHYIEEAERLCDRIAFIVSGRIVRIDSVENLVQPLQSSHVLEISCEETLPGELQQALAASFPQLVVLPPGHGTVRVESNGPIRVAPLVRFLEEGGYTVSEARRVRTSLEDVFVRVTGIETKQMRAEKNMRSGRP, encoded by the coding sequence ATGACAGACGAAGCCGTGGTCGTGAAAAACCTGACCAAACGGTTCGACGAGGTGCAGGCGGTCAAAGGGATCTCCTTCGATATCCACCGTGGAGAGCTGTTCGGGCTACTCGGCCCCAACGGCGCAGGTAAGACAACAACCATCAACATGCTCACCGGTCTGGCTCGCCCGGAATCCGGGGTGTTCCGTATATGCGGCGTTGATTGCACGAGGAAAACCAGGTCGGCTCAGCATCTCATGGGCGTGGTTCCCGACGAGAGCAACCTGTACCCCGAGCTGACTGGGTTCGAGAACCTGTGCTTCTGCGCGGCGTTGTACGGTATGCGCAGGGAAGAGCGGCAGGAGCGGGCGTGGTCGCTTCTGAAGGACTTCGGTCTGAAAGAGGCCGCGGAGCGCAGGTTCGGCGGGTACTCCAAGGGGATGAAGCGCAAGCTGACCATAGCGGCCGGGATCATCCACAAGCCGGAGATTCTTTTCCTCGACGAGCCCACCACCGGCATCGATGTGGCGAGTGCCAGACAGCTACGCCAACTCATATCCGATCTGCATGACTCCGGTACGACGATCCTGCTGACGACGCACTACATCGAGGAGGCGGAACGGTTGTGCGACCGCATCGCCTTCATCGTGTCCGGCCGGATCGTACGCATTGACTCGGTCGAGAACCTGGTACAGCCGCTCCAGTCCAGCCACGTGCTCGAGATAAGCTGCGAGGAAACGCTGCCCGGCGAACTGCAGCAGGCGCTCGCCGCGAGCTTTCCACAGCTCGTGGTTTTGCCGCCGGGGCACGGCACGGTCCGGGTGGAATCGAATGGGCCCATTCGTGTGGCGCCGCTGGTGCGGTTTCTGGAGGAAGGGGGCTACACGGTCTCCGAGGCGCGGCGGGTGCGCACCTCCCTCGAAGACGTGTTCGTGCGGGTAACGGGCATCGAGACAAAGCAAATGCGCGCGGAAAAGAACATGAGGAGTGGGCGGCCATGA